Proteins encoded within one genomic window of Bombus terrestris chromosome 11, iyBomTerr1.2, whole genome shotgun sequence:
- the LOC100650003 gene encoding uncharacterized protein LOC100650003 isoform X3 — MAGKMAAAELKHDNVSCYETVKKNVSIITLHREIECYQFRLLDLFYYLTSVSFFFIDIATDSIAFMEYFLQGEFVWGCFALSFTILPAGVIQIFSLRWYHSDGSIKNIHWLLHFLFLGVLHRYLILLYSTIYSLRNKRFVKDKNWVYRQESDICMLHLFESFMGAAPQLILQLYIMAVLRYTPLWTSLSAVVSFCSLSWAISTYTKAMHKINPDHNEATWIVLTLQGLWRAGMLISRIAVLVLTVICLKEWSLLFLGKYESELLRLLKINSCLSHSSCSTLNVTGFHWLFMTIWVLLQNTDFCPTVWEERIYNCIIGFIYCFDFFNLRVGKSRYRVFVFYSVIVIENIIFLIVFVLCFKDAIKAEEIAIMTGLIIGGMIIGLTSMLFYYGKFHPSKIGGISKATDESSNTVTNKAVTPRSFKQYYPNSFASSSCSIDHSPRATSEEITTDKQYLLTNIVQNSECTENGIINQICQIESEPVTTAICLISECESAHNISKDENMSSSGLQKNTFSVTGDNTCEYLEIQNDCNDSNEKDIHRQKRRGICLPTTHGLDIDKDVSSKDPNSCLPLQKRRGICFSNQLILEMENDVQEKVVTNRNLVPDVSTKRDKLEECSRGNICEDINSITLLRERLETPTIFNDTCEKIATEETEKLTKELQQRDETMSCVTSIHDYENVCPLGVARPPWCIRSWKGYTDIETYIHDDSVVRDRRRDTLTSTTTGTTYSSEFSDTTCASSVLRGILKQDDYLDTLTYDLIDSRELKTTYNEDMSTKRISDIDEQNPTLYIAKPVVIDDKGGMFALDTILEEHDEITTKEKFEYTQPGPDSVSTLVSTIDQIRKYTAENSPRHVYHTTGSQWEDFDPKNLIKKAQLTKALFKNDSATCNRNYINCLDESESIVRGNKAKLQKQASIARQKDESDSKENDLYVEMSPLVPVENVKVVHNNLSETVSSNIMNMNSTDVTRAATMPNICMQSAKSNSNNNEEKLEPSDDKRKKPINYPKRKFSLLKEKFESKSQLVYVVTPNNAIKIGQSAASSELDASKKNVSVILKKSSDCTRYDKENLAPIASFKVSHEKNTSNDRCHSNRDNIDLIYENDKSLCGSDLNLKERRHIFLEQVLSPPKLLTWNKRKSFSGSTVKKPA, encoded by the exons ATGGCCGGGAAGATGGCGGCGGCAGAGTTAAAACATGATAATGTTTCGTGCTATGAAACTgtgaaaaaaaatgtatcgataATAACATTACACAGGGAAATAGAATGTTATCAATTTAGATTGTTAGACTTATTTTACTACTTAACTTCTGTCAgtttttttttcatcgatatagCAACAG ATAGTATTGCATTTATGGAATACTTTTTACAAGGGGAGTTTGTTTGGGGATGCTTTGCTTTGAGCTTTACAATTTTACCTGCAGgtgttattcaaatatttagtcTGAGATGGTATCACAGCGATGGTTCCATTAAGAACATACATTggttattacattttttattcttgGGAGTATTACACAG gtatttaattttactttactcCACAATATATTCATTAAGGAACAAACGATTTGTGAAGGATAAAAATTGGGTATATAGACAGGAAAGTGATATATGTATGTTGCATTTATTTGAGTCATTTATGGGGGCTGCTCCACAATTAATATTGCAACTGTATATCAtggcagtattacgttatacaccattatgGACAA gtTTATCCGCTGTAGTCTCCTTTTGTTCATTGAGCTGGGCTATAAGTACATATACAAAAGCTATGCACAAAATAAATCCTGATCATAATGAAGCAACATGGATAGTACTGACTCTTCAAGGTCTTTGGCGAGCTGGAATGCTGATATCCCGAATAGCTGTTTTGGTTTTAACAGTAATTTGTTTAAAAGAGTGGTCTTTATTGTTTCTTGGTAAGTATGAGAGCGAACTATTAAGATTGCTCAAAATAAACTCATGTCTTTCACATAGTTCGTGTTCCACTCTGAATGTTACAGGATTCCACTGGCTTTTTATGACCATTTGGGTACTTCTCCAAAACACAGACTTTTGCCCAACTGTATGGGAAGAGCGtatttataattgtattataggatttatttattgcttcgatttttttaatttacgcgTAGGCAAATCTCGGTATAGAGTATTCGTATTTTACTCTGTCATTGTAATAGAAAACATAATCTTTTTAATCGTGTTTGTATTATGTTTTAAAGATGCGATAAAAGCTGAAGAAATAGCGATAATGACAGGTTTAATAATTGGAGGAATGATTATCGGCTTGACGAGCATGTTGTTTTACTATGGAAAATTTCACCCATCAAAAATCGGAGGTATATCTAAAGCTACCGATGAAAGCTCTAATACCGTAACCAACAAAGCTGTCACCCCTAGATCTTTCAAACAGTATTATCCCAATTCATTCGCGTCGTCCTCCTGTTCTATTGATCATTCTCCAAGGGCTACTTCCGAGGAAATCACCACGGATAAACAGTATTTATTAACTAATATCGTACAAAATTCGGAATGTACAGAAAATGGTATTATTAATCAAATCTGTCAAATTGAAAGCGAACCAGTAACAACTGCTATTTGCCTTATTTCGGAGTGCGAGTCGGCGCACAACATTTCGAAAGACGAAAATATGTCGTCGAGCGGCTtacaaaaaaatacattttccgTAACTGGTGACAATACCTGCGAATATCTTGAAATTCAAAACGATTGTAACGATTCCAATGAGAAAGATATTCATCGCCAGAAACGCAGAGGTATTTGTTTGCCAACGACCCATGGATTAGATATAGACAAAGATGTTTCATCAAAAGATCCAAATTCTTGTCTTCCATTGCAAAAAAGGCGAGGTATCTGTTTCTCAAATCAGCTTATCCTTGAAATGGAGAACGATGTCCAGGAAAAGGTTGTGACCAATAGAAATTTGGTACCGGACGTAAGTACGAAACGCGACAAATTAGAAGAATGTTCTCGTGGTAATATTTGCGAGGATATTAACAGTATTACATTGTTAAGAGAGAGATTGGAAACTCCAACGATTTTTAACGATACTTGTGAGAAAATTGCAACAGAGGAAACAGAAAAATTGACGAAGGAGTTGCAGCAGAGGGATGAAACGATGAGTTGTGTTACCTCGATCCACGACTATGAGAATGTTTGTCCTCTTGGTGTGGCTAGACCACCGTGGTGCATTCGTAGTTGGAAAGGATATACGGATATAGAAACTTACATCCATGACGATAGCGTTGTCAGAGACAGAAGAAGAGATACTTTAACAAGTACAACTACTGGCACTACTTACAGTTCTGAGTTTTCCGACACGACTTGCGCGAGTTCGGTATTAAGAGGAATTCTGAAGCAAGACGATTATCTCGACACGCTTACATATGATTTGATAGATTCTCGAGAGTTAAAAACGACATACAATGAGGATATGTCTACGAAAAGAATTTCTGACATTGACGAACAAAACCCCACTTTGTATATCGCGAAGCCGGTGGTAATAGATGATAAAGGTGGAATGTTCGCATTGGATACCATCCTGGAGGAACATGATGAAATTAccacgaaagaaaaatttgaatataccCAACCCGGTCCTGATTCGGTTAGTACGTTAGTTAGTACGATAGATCAAATCAGGAAATATACTGCGGAAAATTCTCCTAGGCATGTCTATCATACCACGGGTAGTCAATGGGAAGACTTTGATccgaaaaatttgataaagaaGGCGCAGCTGACGAAAGCGTTGTTTAAAAATGACTCCGCTACGTGTAacagaaattatattaattgcttGGATGAATCAGAATCGATTGTTCGAG GAAATAAAGCGAAGCTGCAAAAACAAGCTTCTATCGCACGTCAAAAGGATGAATCTGATTCAAAAGAGAACGATTTATACGTTGAAATGAGTCCATTGGTACCTGTTGAAAATGTTAAGGTTGTACATAATAATTTATCCGAGACAGTATCTTCTAATATCATGAATATGAATTCTACGGATGTTACGCGGGCAGCCACTATGCCAAATATTTGCATGCAATCGGCAAAGTCGAATTCCAATAATaatgaagaaaaattagaaCCATCTGACGATAAACGTAAAAAACCGATTAATTAtccgaaaagaaaattttctttgttaaaagaaaaatttgaatcCAAGTCGCAATTAGTTTACGTTGTTACACCGAATAATGCTATTAAAATTGGACAATCCGCTGCCTCTTCGGAATTAGATGCATCGAAAAAAAATGTCTCGGTAATTTTAAAAAAGTCATCCGATTGTACAAGGTACGACAAAGAAAATTTAGCTCCTATCGCATCGTTTAAAGTAAGTCACGAAAAGAACACTTCGAACGATAGGTGTCATTCAAATCGAGATAATATCGACCTTATTTACGAAAACGATAAGTCTTTGTGCGGTAGCgatttaaatttgaaagaaagaagacatATATTTTTGGAGCAAGTTTTATCGCCGCCGAAATTATTAACATGGAATAAAAGAAAGTCTTTCAGTGGATCTACTGTGAAAAAACCTGCATAA
- the LOC100650003 gene encoding uncharacterized protein LOC100650003 isoform X2 yields the protein MAGKMAAAELKHDNVSCYETVKKNVSIITLHREIECYQFRLLDLFYYLTSVSFFFIDIATDSIAFMEYFLQGEFVWGCFALSFTILPAGVIQIFSLRWYHSDGSIKNIHWLLHFLFLGVLHRYLILLYSTIYSLRNKRFVKDKNWVYRQESDICMLHLFESFMGAAPQLILQLYIMAVLRYTPLWTSLSAVVSFCSLSWAISTYTKAMHKINPDHNEATWIVLTLQGLWRAGMLISRIAVLVLTVICLKEWSLLFLGFHWLFMTIWVLLQNTDFCPTVWEERIYNCIIGFIYCFDFFNLRVGKSRYRVFVFYSVIVIENIIFLIVFVLCFKDAIKAEEIAIMTGLIIGGMIIGLTSMLFYYGKFHPSKIGGISKATDESSNTVTNKAVTPRSFKQYYPNSFASSSCSIDHSPRATSEEITTDKQYLLTNIVQNSECTENGIINQICQIESEPVTTAICLISECESAHNISKDENMSSSGLQKNTFSVTGDNTCEYLEIQNDCNDSNEKDIHRQKRRGICLPTTHGLDIDKDVSSKDPNSCLPLQKRRGICFSNQLILEMENDVQEKVVTNRNLVPDVSTKRDKLEECSRGNICEDINSITLLRERLETPTIFNDTCEKIATEETEKLTKELQQRDETMSCVTSIHDYENVCPLGVARPPWCIRSWKGYTDIETYIHDDSVVRDRRRDTLTSTTTGTTYSSEFSDTTCASSVLRGILKQDDYLDTLTYDLIDSRELKTTYNEDMSTKRISDIDEQNPTLYIAKPVVIDDKGGMFALDTILEEHDEITTKEKFEYTQPGPDSVSTLVSTIDQIRKYTAENSPRHVYHTTGSQWEDFDPKNLIKKAQLTKALFKNDSATCNRNYINCLDESESIVRGKREIDTIKDLVKYCTIESIKKTPLIDAILSDSPILGNKAKLQKQASIARQKDESDSKENDLYVEMSPLVPVENVKVVHNNLSETVSSNIMNMNSTDVTRAATMPNICMQSAKSNSNNNEEKLEPSDDKRKKPINYPKRKFSLLKEKFESKSQLVYVVTPNNAIKIGQSAASSELDASKKNVSVILKKSSDCTRYDKENLAPIASFKVSHEKNTSNDRCHSNRDNIDLIYENDKSLCGSDLNLKERRHIFLEQVLSPPKLLTWNKRKSFSGSTVKKPA from the exons ATGGCCGGGAAGATGGCGGCGGCAGAGTTAAAACATGATAATGTTTCGTGCTATGAAACTgtgaaaaaaaatgtatcgataATAACATTACACAGGGAAATAGAATGTTATCAATTTAGATTGTTAGACTTATTTTACTACTTAACTTCTGTCAgtttttttttcatcgatatagCAACAG ATAGTATTGCATTTATGGAATACTTTTTACAAGGGGAGTTTGTTTGGGGATGCTTTGCTTTGAGCTTTACAATTTTACCTGCAGgtgttattcaaatatttagtcTGAGATGGTATCACAGCGATGGTTCCATTAAGAACATACATTggttattacattttttattcttgGGAGTATTACACAG gtatttaattttactttactcCACAATATATTCATTAAGGAACAAACGATTTGTGAAGGATAAAAATTGGGTATATAGACAGGAAAGTGATATATGTATGTTGCATTTATTTGAGTCATTTATGGGGGCTGCTCCACAATTAATATTGCAACTGTATATCAtggcagtattacgttatacaccattatgGACAA gtTTATCCGCTGTAGTCTCCTTTTGTTCATTGAGCTGGGCTATAAGTACATATACAAAAGCTATGCACAAAATAAATCCTGATCATAATGAAGCAACATGGATAGTACTGACTCTTCAAGGTCTTTGGCGAGCTGGAATGCTGATATCCCGAATAGCTGTTTTGGTTTTAACAGTAATTTGTTTAAAAGAGTGGTCTTTATTGTTTCTTG GATTCCACTGGCTTTTTATGACCATTTGGGTACTTCTCCAAAACACAGACTTTTGCCCAACTGTATGGGAAGAGCGtatttataattgtattataggatttatttattgcttcgatttttttaatttacgcgTAGGCAAATCTCGGTATAGAGTATTCGTATTTTACTCTGTCATTGTAATAGAAAACATAATCTTTTTAATCGTGTTTGTATTATGTTTTAAAGATGCGATAAAAGCTGAAGAAATAGCGATAATGACAGGTTTAATAATTGGAGGAATGATTATCGGCTTGACGAGCATGTTGTTTTACTATGGAAAATTTCACCCATCAAAAATCGGAGGTATATCTAAAGCTACCGATGAAAGCTCTAATACCGTAACCAACAAAGCTGTCACCCCTAGATCTTTCAAACAGTATTATCCCAATTCATTCGCGTCGTCCTCCTGTTCTATTGATCATTCTCCAAGGGCTACTTCCGAGGAAATCACCACGGATAAACAGTATTTATTAACTAATATCGTACAAAATTCGGAATGTACAGAAAATGGTATTATTAATCAAATCTGTCAAATTGAAAGCGAACCAGTAACAACTGCTATTTGCCTTATTTCGGAGTGCGAGTCGGCGCACAACATTTCGAAAGACGAAAATATGTCGTCGAGCGGCTtacaaaaaaatacattttccgTAACTGGTGACAATACCTGCGAATATCTTGAAATTCAAAACGATTGTAACGATTCCAATGAGAAAGATATTCATCGCCAGAAACGCAGAGGTATTTGTTTGCCAACGACCCATGGATTAGATATAGACAAAGATGTTTCATCAAAAGATCCAAATTCTTGTCTTCCATTGCAAAAAAGGCGAGGTATCTGTTTCTCAAATCAGCTTATCCTTGAAATGGAGAACGATGTCCAGGAAAAGGTTGTGACCAATAGAAATTTGGTACCGGACGTAAGTACGAAACGCGACAAATTAGAAGAATGTTCTCGTGGTAATATTTGCGAGGATATTAACAGTATTACATTGTTAAGAGAGAGATTGGAAACTCCAACGATTTTTAACGATACTTGTGAGAAAATTGCAACAGAGGAAACAGAAAAATTGACGAAGGAGTTGCAGCAGAGGGATGAAACGATGAGTTGTGTTACCTCGATCCACGACTATGAGAATGTTTGTCCTCTTGGTGTGGCTAGACCACCGTGGTGCATTCGTAGTTGGAAAGGATATACGGATATAGAAACTTACATCCATGACGATAGCGTTGTCAGAGACAGAAGAAGAGATACTTTAACAAGTACAACTACTGGCACTACTTACAGTTCTGAGTTTTCCGACACGACTTGCGCGAGTTCGGTATTAAGAGGAATTCTGAAGCAAGACGATTATCTCGACACGCTTACATATGATTTGATAGATTCTCGAGAGTTAAAAACGACATACAATGAGGATATGTCTACGAAAAGAATTTCTGACATTGACGAACAAAACCCCACTTTGTATATCGCGAAGCCGGTGGTAATAGATGATAAAGGTGGAATGTTCGCATTGGATACCATCCTGGAGGAACATGATGAAATTAccacgaaagaaaaatttgaatataccCAACCCGGTCCTGATTCGGTTAGTACGTTAGTTAGTACGATAGATCAAATCAGGAAATATACTGCGGAAAATTCTCCTAGGCATGTCTATCATACCACGGGTAGTCAATGGGAAGACTTTGATccgaaaaatttgataaagaaGGCGCAGCTGACGAAAGCGTTGTTTAAAAATGACTCCGCTACGTGTAacagaaattatattaattgcttGGATGAATCAGAATCGATTGTTCGAGGTAAACGCGAAATAGATACTATCAAAGATTTAGTTAAATACTGTACGATAGAATCGATTAAGAAGACGCCTTTGATAGATGCTATACTTTCCGATTCACCTATTTTAGGAAATAAAGCGAAGCTGCAAAAACAAGCTTCTATCGCACGTCAAAAGGATGAATCTGATTCAAAAGAGAACGATTTATACGTTGAAATGAGTCCATTGGTACCTGTTGAAAATGTTAAGGTTGTACATAATAATTTATCCGAGACAGTATCTTCTAATATCATGAATATGAATTCTACGGATGTTACGCGGGCAGCCACTATGCCAAATATTTGCATGCAATCGGCAAAGTCGAATTCCAATAATaatgaagaaaaattagaaCCATCTGACGATAAACGTAAAAAACCGATTAATTAtccgaaaagaaaattttctttgttaaaagaaaaatttgaatcCAAGTCGCAATTAGTTTACGTTGTTACACCGAATAATGCTATTAAAATTGGACAATCCGCTGCCTCTTCGGAATTAGATGCATCGAAAAAAAATGTCTCGGTAATTTTAAAAAAGTCATCCGATTGTACAAGGTACGACAAAGAAAATTTAGCTCCTATCGCATCGTTTAAAGTAAGTCACGAAAAGAACACTTCGAACGATAGGTGTCATTCAAATCGAGATAATATCGACCTTATTTACGAAAACGATAAGTCTTTGTGCGGTAGCgatttaaatttgaaagaaagaagacatATATTTTTGGAGCAAGTTTTATCGCCGCCGAAATTATTAACATGGAATAAAAGAAAGTCTTTCAGTGGATCTACTGTGAAAAAACCTGCATAA
- the LOC100650003 gene encoding uncharacterized protein LOC100650003 isoform X1 → MAGKMAAAELKHDNVSCYETVKKNVSIITLHREIECYQFRLLDLFYYLTSVSFFFIDIATDSIAFMEYFLQGEFVWGCFALSFTILPAGVIQIFSLRWYHSDGSIKNIHWLLHFLFLGVLHRYLILLYSTIYSLRNKRFVKDKNWVYRQESDICMLHLFESFMGAAPQLILQLYIMAVLRYTPLWTSLSAVVSFCSLSWAISTYTKAMHKINPDHNEATWIVLTLQGLWRAGMLISRIAVLVLTVICLKEWSLLFLGKYESELLRLLKINSCLSHSSCSTLNVTGFHWLFMTIWVLLQNTDFCPTVWEERIYNCIIGFIYCFDFFNLRVGKSRYRVFVFYSVIVIENIIFLIVFVLCFKDAIKAEEIAIMTGLIIGGMIIGLTSMLFYYGKFHPSKIGGISKATDESSNTVTNKAVTPRSFKQYYPNSFASSSCSIDHSPRATSEEITTDKQYLLTNIVQNSECTENGIINQICQIESEPVTTAICLISECESAHNISKDENMSSSGLQKNTFSVTGDNTCEYLEIQNDCNDSNEKDIHRQKRRGICLPTTHGLDIDKDVSSKDPNSCLPLQKRRGICFSNQLILEMENDVQEKVVTNRNLVPDVSTKRDKLEECSRGNICEDINSITLLRERLETPTIFNDTCEKIATEETEKLTKELQQRDETMSCVTSIHDYENVCPLGVARPPWCIRSWKGYTDIETYIHDDSVVRDRRRDTLTSTTTGTTYSSEFSDTTCASSVLRGILKQDDYLDTLTYDLIDSRELKTTYNEDMSTKRISDIDEQNPTLYIAKPVVIDDKGGMFALDTILEEHDEITTKEKFEYTQPGPDSVSTLVSTIDQIRKYTAENSPRHVYHTTGSQWEDFDPKNLIKKAQLTKALFKNDSATCNRNYINCLDESESIVRGKREIDTIKDLVKYCTIESIKKTPLIDAILSDSPILGNKAKLQKQASIARQKDESDSKENDLYVEMSPLVPVENVKVVHNNLSETVSSNIMNMNSTDVTRAATMPNICMQSAKSNSNNNEEKLEPSDDKRKKPINYPKRKFSLLKEKFESKSQLVYVVTPNNAIKIGQSAASSELDASKKNVSVILKKSSDCTRYDKENLAPIASFKVSHEKNTSNDRCHSNRDNIDLIYENDKSLCGSDLNLKERRHIFLEQVLSPPKLLTWNKRKSFSGSTVKKPA, encoded by the exons ATGGCCGGGAAGATGGCGGCGGCAGAGTTAAAACATGATAATGTTTCGTGCTATGAAACTgtgaaaaaaaatgtatcgataATAACATTACACAGGGAAATAGAATGTTATCAATTTAGATTGTTAGACTTATTTTACTACTTAACTTCTGTCAgtttttttttcatcgatatagCAACAG ATAGTATTGCATTTATGGAATACTTTTTACAAGGGGAGTTTGTTTGGGGATGCTTTGCTTTGAGCTTTACAATTTTACCTGCAGgtgttattcaaatatttagtcTGAGATGGTATCACAGCGATGGTTCCATTAAGAACATACATTggttattacattttttattcttgGGAGTATTACACAG gtatttaattttactttactcCACAATATATTCATTAAGGAACAAACGATTTGTGAAGGATAAAAATTGGGTATATAGACAGGAAAGTGATATATGTATGTTGCATTTATTTGAGTCATTTATGGGGGCTGCTCCACAATTAATATTGCAACTGTATATCAtggcagtattacgttatacaccattatgGACAA gtTTATCCGCTGTAGTCTCCTTTTGTTCATTGAGCTGGGCTATAAGTACATATACAAAAGCTATGCACAAAATAAATCCTGATCATAATGAAGCAACATGGATAGTACTGACTCTTCAAGGTCTTTGGCGAGCTGGAATGCTGATATCCCGAATAGCTGTTTTGGTTTTAACAGTAATTTGTTTAAAAGAGTGGTCTTTATTGTTTCTTGGTAAGTATGAGAGCGAACTATTAAGATTGCTCAAAATAAACTCATGTCTTTCACATAGTTCGTGTTCCACTCTGAATGTTACAGGATTCCACTGGCTTTTTATGACCATTTGGGTACTTCTCCAAAACACAGACTTTTGCCCAACTGTATGGGAAGAGCGtatttataattgtattataggatttatttattgcttcgatttttttaatttacgcgTAGGCAAATCTCGGTATAGAGTATTCGTATTTTACTCTGTCATTGTAATAGAAAACATAATCTTTTTAATCGTGTTTGTATTATGTTTTAAAGATGCGATAAAAGCTGAAGAAATAGCGATAATGACAGGTTTAATAATTGGAGGAATGATTATCGGCTTGACGAGCATGTTGTTTTACTATGGAAAATTTCACCCATCAAAAATCGGAGGTATATCTAAAGCTACCGATGAAAGCTCTAATACCGTAACCAACAAAGCTGTCACCCCTAGATCTTTCAAACAGTATTATCCCAATTCATTCGCGTCGTCCTCCTGTTCTATTGATCATTCTCCAAGGGCTACTTCCGAGGAAATCACCACGGATAAACAGTATTTATTAACTAATATCGTACAAAATTCGGAATGTACAGAAAATGGTATTATTAATCAAATCTGTCAAATTGAAAGCGAACCAGTAACAACTGCTATTTGCCTTATTTCGGAGTGCGAGTCGGCGCACAACATTTCGAAAGACGAAAATATGTCGTCGAGCGGCTtacaaaaaaatacattttccgTAACTGGTGACAATACCTGCGAATATCTTGAAATTCAAAACGATTGTAACGATTCCAATGAGAAAGATATTCATCGCCAGAAACGCAGAGGTATTTGTTTGCCAACGACCCATGGATTAGATATAGACAAAGATGTTTCATCAAAAGATCCAAATTCTTGTCTTCCATTGCAAAAAAGGCGAGGTATCTGTTTCTCAAATCAGCTTATCCTTGAAATGGAGAACGATGTCCAGGAAAAGGTTGTGACCAATAGAAATTTGGTACCGGACGTAAGTACGAAACGCGACAAATTAGAAGAATGTTCTCGTGGTAATATTTGCGAGGATATTAACAGTATTACATTGTTAAGAGAGAGATTGGAAACTCCAACGATTTTTAACGATACTTGTGAGAAAATTGCAACAGAGGAAACAGAAAAATTGACGAAGGAGTTGCAGCAGAGGGATGAAACGATGAGTTGTGTTACCTCGATCCACGACTATGAGAATGTTTGTCCTCTTGGTGTGGCTAGACCACCGTGGTGCATTCGTAGTTGGAAAGGATATACGGATATAGAAACTTACATCCATGACGATAGCGTTGTCAGAGACAGAAGAAGAGATACTTTAACAAGTACAACTACTGGCACTACTTACAGTTCTGAGTTTTCCGACACGACTTGCGCGAGTTCGGTATTAAGAGGAATTCTGAAGCAAGACGATTATCTCGACACGCTTACATATGATTTGATAGATTCTCGAGAGTTAAAAACGACATACAATGAGGATATGTCTACGAAAAGAATTTCTGACATTGACGAACAAAACCCCACTTTGTATATCGCGAAGCCGGTGGTAATAGATGATAAAGGTGGAATGTTCGCATTGGATACCATCCTGGAGGAACATGATGAAATTAccacgaaagaaaaatttgaatataccCAACCCGGTCCTGATTCGGTTAGTACGTTAGTTAGTACGATAGATCAAATCAGGAAATATACTGCGGAAAATTCTCCTAGGCATGTCTATCATACCACGGGTAGTCAATGGGAAGACTTTGATccgaaaaatttgataaagaaGGCGCAGCTGACGAAAGCGTTGTTTAAAAATGACTCCGCTACGTGTAacagaaattatattaattgcttGGATGAATCAGAATCGATTGTTCGAGGTAAACGCGAAATAGATACTATCAAAGATTTAGTTAAATACTGTACGATAGAATCGATTAAGAAGACGCCTTTGATAGATGCTATACTTTCCGATTCACCTATTTTAGGAAATAAAGCGAAGCTGCAAAAACAAGCTTCTATCGCACGTCAAAAGGATGAATCTGATTCAAAAGAGAACGATTTATACGTTGAAATGAGTCCATTGGTACCTGTTGAAAATGTTAAGGTTGTACATAATAATTTATCCGAGACAGTATCTTCTAATATCATGAATATGAATTCTACGGATGTTACGCGGGCAGCCACTATGCCAAATATTTGCATGCAATCGGCAAAGTCGAATTCCAATAATaatgaagaaaaattagaaCCATCTGACGATAAACGTAAAAAACCGATTAATTAtccgaaaagaaaattttctttgttaaaagaaaaatttgaatcCAAGTCGCAATTAGTTTACGTTGTTACACCGAATAATGCTATTAAAATTGGACAATCCGCTGCCTCTTCGGAATTAGATGCATCGAAAAAAAATGTCTCGGTAATTTTAAAAAAGTCATCCGATTGTACAAGGTACGACAAAGAAAATTTAGCTCCTATCGCATCGTTTAAAGTAAGTCACGAAAAGAACACTTCGAACGATAGGTGTCATTCAAATCGAGATAATATCGACCTTATTTACGAAAACGATAAGTCTTTGTGCGGTAGCgatttaaatttgaaagaaagaagacatATATTTTTGGAGCAAGTTTTATCGCCGCCGAAATTATTAACATGGAATAAAAGAAAGTCTTTCAGTGGATCTACTGTGAAAAAACCTGCATAA